DNA from Bradyrhizobium diazoefficiens USDA 110:
GCTGCTCGCCTTCGCCGGCGGCTATCTCGACGCCTACACATGGATGATCCACGGCGTCATGGCGAATGCCCAGACCGCCAATCTGGTCCTGCTCTGGGTCTATGGTTCGGTGGGCAATTGGGCCGCGGCGCTCCATTTCGTGCCGCCGATCCTGTCATTTGCGATCGGTGTCTTGGTTGCGGCATGGCTGCGCCACGCGACGGGAGATCGGGCCAGCGTCATCAGCACGCTGATCGAGATACTGCTTCTGATCGCAATCGAAATCCTGCACAACCGGCTGCCCGATCTTGCGGGCACGCTGGGCATTTCCTTTGTCGCGGCGATGCCGACCGCAATTTTCACCAAGGTCGAAGGCGTGGTCTACAGTTCGGTGATGATCACCGGTAACATGCGCCAGGCGATTGAGGGTGCGTTTGCGGCGGTCGTCGGCGGAGGTCCGCCGGGACCGCTTCGCCGCTCGGGCATGTTTGCAGCGCTGTGCGTCATGT
Protein-coding regions in this window:
- a CDS encoding YoaK family protein, whose product is MSTLDLAAGASLRRDETLEVALLLAFAGGYLDAYTWMIHGVMANAQTANLVLLWVYGSVGNWAAALHFVPPILSFAIGVLVAAWLRHATGDRASVISTLIEILLLIAIEILHNRLPDLAGTLGISFVAAMPTAIFTKVEGVVYSSVMITGNMRQAIEGAFAAVVGGGPPGPLRRSGMFAALCVMFGVGAAVGAFATKSFPNLALGMPVIALLIVLLRCEVDRSEARA